One genomic segment of Mytilus trossulus isolate FHL-02 chromosome 4, PNRI_Mtr1.1.1.hap1, whole genome shotgun sequence includes these proteins:
- the LOC134715131 gene encoding small ribosomal subunit protein mS29-like, which translates to MTSKILLNIPRLSFRGILHPVINTAGPICSCRHLTSDVASQQNVIQNIFTRKEKDEHSKIIFRTDVTNPGDHEIRHEGLLYTIDRGIFKRISSDDCFNMFKVQVRTFQEACLMIRKPALEVIHAMKNFDPNLPMPKFILYGHLGVGKNMTLLQTIHYAYINKWCIIQTPWPQQWIERYTEVSKSTHKPGRIDLPMEARAFLCQLKSQNGIVLNDYKTQYRYDWTEREATEIGTPLIELLKFGLQRVKFADDVVGALLKEIKLLASQRKLKVLVVADGINGFFGPTRMKISDKAFKDTEQAKAGTGFLTTSDLSLIDNFKRLLEPDMVNSICVATVESNLIPKVNRTDTITPQYLLGREGFAALDPFIPIHVTNYSDKEATSMMEYYTDRRWISKESGKTHEGRKQLMFLSNNNPRELFKVCTTM; encoded by the exons ATGACctctaaaattttattaaatatacctAGATTATCTTTCAGag GCATTTTACATCCAGTTATTAATACTGCTGGTCCTATTTGCAGTTGTAGACATTTAACCTCTGATGTTGCATCACAACAGAatgtaatacaaaatatttttactagGAAAGAGAAAGACGAACACTCTAAGATTATATTTAGAACAGATGTGACAAATCCG ggTGACCATGAAATAAGACATGAAGGTCTATTGTACACCATAGATAGGGGCATTTTTAAGAGGATTTCATCTGATGACTGtttcaacatgtttaaagttCAG GTGAGAACTTTTCAGGAGGCATGTCTTATGATCAGGAAGCCAGCATTAGAAGTTATACATGCAATGAAGAATTTTGACCCAAATCTTCCAATGCctaaattcattttat ATGGACATTTAGGAGTTGGTAAAAATATGACTTTGCTGCAAACTATACATTATGCTTATATTAATAAATGGTGTATCATACAGACACCTTGGC CACAACAATGGATAGAACGATACACAGAAGTAAGCAAATCTACTCATAAGCCAGGTCGTATAGATTTACCTATGGAGGCTAGGGCATTTTTATGTCAGCTGAAGTCTCAAAATGGAATTGTCCTCAATGATTACAAG aCTCAATATAGATACGACTGGACTGAAAGAGAAGCTACTGAAATAGGAACACCTCTTATAGAACTCCTAAAATTT GGACTTCAAAGAGTGAAATTTGCTGATGATGTTGTTGGGGCATTacttaaagaaatcaaattacTGGCATCTCAGAGGAA ACTAAAAGTTTTGGTTGTGGCAGATGGTATAAATGGATTTTTTGGACCAACCCGaatgaaaatttcagataaaGCATTTAAAGATACAGAACAGGCCAAAGCAGGAACTGGATTT CTTACTACTTCAGATTTGAGTCTAATAGATAATTTTAAAAGGTTATTAGAACCTGATATG GTTAATAGTATATGTGTTGCTACAGTTGAATCTAATTTAATACCTAAAGTAAACAGAACAGATACAATTACTCCACAATATCTGTTAGGCAGAGAG GGATTTGCAGCACTGGATCCTTTCATTCCTATTCATGTAACAAATTATTCAGATAAGGAAGCCACAAGTATGATGGAGTACTATACAGATAGACGATGGATTTCCAAAGAAAGTG GAAAAACTCATGAAGGAAGAAAACAGCTGATGTTCTTATCAAATAATAATCCAAGAGAACTttttaaagtgtgcaccacaaTGTAA